One Chaetodon trifascialis isolate fChaTrf1 chromosome 13, fChaTrf1.hap1, whole genome shotgun sequence DNA segment encodes these proteins:
- the agpat4 gene encoding 1-acyl-sn-glycerol-3-phosphate acyltransferase delta produces MGLLQLLKSQFLCHLIICYVFLASGLIINLLQLCTLPLWLVSKQLARRVNIRLGYCISSQMVAALEWWSGTECTLYTDPKSYPLYGNENAIVVLNHSFEIDFLCGWTFCERFGVLGSSKVLAKKELSYVPIIGWMWYFLEIVFCKRKWEEDRRTVAESLQNLHDYPENFWFLLHCEGTRMTPKKHQISMQVAESKGLPKLKYHLLPRTKGFSVTVQNLRGTAAAVYDSTLNFRNNESPTLLGILNGKKYHADLYVRRIPLELVPEDEAECAAWLHKLYQEKDSFQEHYAQTGRFPSPVVTPPRRPWTLINWLFWACLLLYPLGLLFCQLISSGSVLTILASVVLCSAASVGVRWMIGQTEINRGSNYGNKEVLLNNN; encoded by the exons ATgggcctcctgcagctgctcaagTCCCAGTTCTTGTGCCACCTGATCATCTGCTACGTGTTCCTGGCCAGCGGGCTCATTatcaacctgctgcagctctgtactTTACCTCTGTGGCTGGTCAGCAAGCAGCTGGCCCGCAGGGTCAACATCAGACTGGGCTACTGCATCAGTAGCC AGATGGTAGCTGCCCTGGAGTGGTGGTCTGGAACAGAATGCACGCTCTACACAGACCCAAAGAGTTATCCGCTGTATGGGAATGAGAACGCAATTGTGGTTCTCAACCACAGTTTTGAGATCGACTTCCTGTGTGGTTGGACCTTCTGCGAGAGATTTGGAGTTCTTGGG AGCTCGAAAGTGTTAGCCAAAAAAGAGCTGAGTTATGTACCTATTATTGGCTGGATGTGGTACTTCCTGGAGATCGTTTTCTGCAAGAGGAAGTGGGAGGAGGACCGAAGGACGGTTGCTGAGAGTCTTCAGAACCTGCACGATTACCCAGAGAACTTCTGG TTTTTGCTTCACTGTGAAGGAACACGCATGACACCAAAGAAGCACCAGATCAGCATGCAGGTGGCTGAGAGCAAAGGTTTACCCAAACTGAAGTATCATCTTCTGCCCAGGACCAAAGGATTCTCGGTGACTGTTCAGAACCTCAGAGGAACTG ctgcagccgtTTACGACTCCACACTGAACTTCAGAAACAACGAATCGCCAACCCTGCTGGGAATTCTTAACGGGAAGAAATATCACGCGGACTTGTATGTGAG GAGAATCCCTTTAGAGTTGGTCCCAGAAGATGAAGCAGAGTGTGCTGCCTGGCTCCACAAACTCTACCAGGAGAAG GACAGCTTTCAGGAGCACTACGCACAGACGGGGCGTTTCCCGAGCCCTGTAGTGACCCCACCCCGCCGGCCCTGGACCCTGATTAACTGGCTCTTCTGGGCCTGCTTGCTCCTCTACCCACTCGGCCTGCTTTtctgtcagctgatcagctcTGGATCAGTGCTGACCATCTTAGCTTCCGTGGTTCTCTGCTCCGCAG CTTCAGTGGGAGTTCGCTGGATGATTGGCCAGACTGAGATCAATAGAGGCTCAAACTATGGGAATAAGGAGGTTTTGCTAAACAACAACTAA